The window CTAAGGCTATTGATAATTTGTTGGTATTGGCTTTTTTTATTTCCGCTAATACGGTGGCACTCATCAATAATGACCAGTGAAAAGTTGTCATGAAAGCTTTCCAGGTTGCGCGCGACAGATTGTACGCTACCAAAGACCACTTTGCTGTGGGATTGTTTACGATTTAAACCCGCAGCAAAAATATCCGCTTCTAGGCCATAAGCCCTATATTTAGCATGATTTTGTTCAACAAGCTCTTTGACGTGAGCTAGCACAAGCACTCTTCCTCGAGCTAAGCGAGCAAGTTCGGCTATCACTAGGCTTTTTCCTGCGCCTGTAGGTAGCACAATAACAGCAGGTTGCGTGTGCTGGCGAAAGTAGTGAATCGTCGCATCGACAGCATCTTGTTGATAGGGGCGGAGAACAAAAGGCATATTATTCAGCATTAATTAAAAATAGTGAGTCTCTCAGTGTTAAATTTAGGTTAACACAATGGCATGAGCTAAAAACACCACATAATTTTGAGACGCTATCACTTGTGATTAGTTATTGATATAATAAAAGATGTGAACATAATCACAATAACCTTTCAATTTTATTTCTAACAACTTGGCCGCTTTATAGGGTTGAGTTGCTATTCCATCAAATTAAGAGAATTTATGCGACTGGATAAGTTTTTGTCCCAGCAATTAGGGATTAGTCGGAGTCTGGTAACTCGCGAGCTACGTGCAGGAAAAGTCACTGTCGACGATGAAATTGTTAAATCAGGTGCGCTACAGATTAGCCCTGAACAATCGGTTGCTTATGAAGGCAGTGTTTTAGTCCATGTTACAGGTCCTCGTTATTTTATGCTGCATAAGCCTGAAGGCTACGTCTGTTCAACTGACGACCCGACACACCCGACTATTCTCTATTTTATTGATGAACCGTTAGCCGATAAGCTGCATTCGGCAGGACGCCTTGATATCGATACAACAGGGCTTGTGCTATTAACGGATGATGGTCAATGGTCGCATCGTATAACGTCACCTAAACATCATTGTGAAAAGACCTATCGGGTCGAATTAGAACACGATATTGCCGATGATGTCGCACAGCGCTTTGCTGAAGGCGTCATGCTTAATGGTGAAAAATATCCAACTAAACCTGCACAATTAGAAATAATCACGCCCAAAGAAGTCTTATTGACGATCAGTGAAGGTCGCTATCATCAAGTCAAAAGGATGTTTGCGGCTGTTGGAAATCATGTTTGTGGCCTACATCGCGAACGTATTGGTGATATATGGCTAGATGCTGAGTTGGCACCGGGTGAATATCGAGTGCTGACAGAAGATGAAATTAATAGCGTGACAGTTCCGCGCTAAATACCAAACGTAATACAAAAGAAGTTTAGTCATGCGAAGTTTATATACGCTTACTGTGTCATTGGCTCGTGCGCCTTAAGCGGAACGAGATAGGAGTTTAAAAGAGTGCAACAGCAGACATCATCCTACTTAGGATTGATATTAATATTAGGTTTATTATCGATGCTTATGCCTTTGGCCATTGATATGTACCTACCGAGTTTCTTAGCTATGGGTGAGTACTTCAATGTCGATGAAGGGCGCATCCAAATGACGCTAAATAGCTATATATTTGGCTTTGCGATAGGGCAACTGTTTTATGGACCAATGGCGGATAGCCTAGGACGTAAGCCTGTCATTTTAGGTGGTGTTATTGTATTTGCTATCGCATCGGCAGCTTGTGCACTTTCTGAATCCATCGATTCACTCATTCTGTTTAGATTCCTACATGGTTTTGCGGCAGCGGCAGCGAGTGTTGTGATTAACGCATTAATGAGAGATATGTTTACACGCGATGAATTTTCGCGAAGTATGTCTTTTGTCGTGTTAGTGATGACGATTGCGCCTTTACTTGCGCCAATTCTCGGCGGAGAAATGATGCGTTGGTTCTCATGGCACGCTATTTTCTGGAGTATTGCGATTGCTGCTGTTTTGGCTGTTATTCTAGTTAGCTTATTTATACGTGAAACGTTGCCTGTTGAGAAACGTCAGCCATTCCATTTAGGTAATACCTTAAAACAATTTGCGACCTTGTTTCGTGCAAAGCAGGTTCTATTTTATATCCTCGCAAGTTCATTTTCATTTTCAGGCATGTTTTCATTCTTGAATGCAGGGCCATTTGTCTATATTGAGCTTAACGGTGTATCTCCTCAAGATTTCGGTTACTTTTTTGGTATTAATATTGTTTTCTTATTTTTAATGACAACCTTAAATAGCCGTTATGTAAGACGCTTTGGTGCGGAGCATATGCTCTACCTTGGAATTATTGTGCAATTTACCATGGGTATTTGGTTATTAGCCACAACAGCACTTGATGTCGGTTTCTGGGCTTTAGTGCTTGGTGTTGCTGTCTATGTCAGTGGCATTGCGATGATCACGTCTAATGCGATGGCGGTGATTTTGGATAACTACCCACATATTGCAGGAACCGTAT of the Providencia stuartii genome contains:
- the rsuA gene encoding 16S rRNA pseudouridine(516) synthase RsuA; protein product: MRLDKFLSQQLGISRSLVTRELRAGKVTVDDEIVKSGALQISPEQSVAYEGSVLVHVTGPRYFMLHKPEGYVCSTDDPTHPTILYFIDEPLADKLHSAGRLDIDTTGLVLLTDDGQWSHRITSPKHHCEKTYRVELEHDIADDVAQRFAEGVMLNGEKYPTKPAQLEIITPKEVLLTISEGRYHQVKRMFAAVGNHVCGLHRERIGDIWLDAELAPGEYRVLTEDEINSVTVPR
- a CDS encoding Bcr/CflA family multidrug efflux MFS transporter, with protein sequence MLMPLAIDMYLPSFLAMGEYFNVDEGRIQMTLNSYIFGFAIGQLFYGPMADSLGRKPVILGGVIVFAIASAACALSESIDSLILFRFLHGFAAAAASVVINALMRDMFTRDEFSRSMSFVVLVMTIAPLLAPILGGEMMRWFSWHAIFWSIAIAAVLAVILVSLFIRETLPVEKRQPFHLGNTLKQFATLFRAKQVLFYILASSFSFSGMFSFLNAGPFVYIELNGVSPQDFGYFFGINIVFLFLMTTLNSRYVRRFGAEHMLYLGIIVQFTMGIWLLATTALDVGFWALVLGVAVYVSGIAMITSNAMAVILDNYPHIAGTVSSLAGTIRFSIAALIGSLISLIPAKSAWPMVGSMVACVAFSMLFVLLAKRAKK